One segment of Manihot esculenta cultivar AM560-2 chromosome 4, M.esculenta_v8, whole genome shotgun sequence DNA contains the following:
- the LOC110613248 gene encoding uncharacterized protein LOC110613248 isoform X3, which translates to MAMSTCVSPNGWERLTTVATKYKNNLPSSALTFWHHQRGPSTTTSSRCCSHLFSAFGAYRRPFGPATLLSGARLRYSLLATRYFWCSPSSPMVTRCSPLAENLAATLSNPLFVTQKKRILIQQLIALPKG; encoded by the exons ATGGCCATGTCTACCTGCGTGTCACCCAACGGGTGGGAGCGGCTAACAACTGTGGCAACGAAGTACAAAAATAATCTCCCTTCATCGGCGCTCACGTTCTGGCACCACCAGCGAGGCCCCTCAACGACGACATCATCTCGCTGTTGTTCGCATCTCTTCTCGGCATTTGGTGCATATCGACGCCCATTTGGTCCAGCTACTCTGCTATCCGGTGCTCGCCTCCGCTACTCACTACTCGCTACTCGCTACTTTTGGTGCTCGCCGTCTTCGCCTATGGTCACCCGCTGTTCGCCTCTTGCCGAGAATCTAGCCGCTACACTGTCGAATCCACTGTTCGTAACC CAAAAAAAAAGGATCCTTATACAGCAGTTGATCGCATTGCCAAAG ggctga
- the LOC110613248 gene encoding uncharacterized protein LOC110613248 isoform X1 → MAMSTCVSPNGWERLTTVATKYKNNLPSSALTFWHHQRGPSTTTSSRCCSHLFSAFGAYRRPFGPATLLSGARLRYSLLATRYFWCSPSSPMVTRCSPLAENLAATLSNPLADITGLQVLLVANDPLDERNVKFEGWYSFFN, encoded by the exons ATGGCCATGTCTACCTGCGTGTCACCCAACGGGTGGGAGCGGCTAACAACTGTGGCAACGAAGTACAAAAATAATCTCCCTTCATCGGCGCTCACGTTCTGGCACCACCAGCGAGGCCCCTCAACGACGACATCATCTCGCTGTTGTTCGCATCTCTTCTCGGCATTTGGTGCATATCGACGCCCATTTGGTCCAGCTACTCTGCTATCCGGTGCTCGCCTCCGCTACTCACTACTCGCTACTCGCTACTTTTGGTGCTCGCCGTCTTCGCCTATGGTCACCCGCTGTTCGCCTCTTGCCGAGAATCTAGCCGCTACACTGTCGAATCCACT ggctgatatcacgGGTCTACAGGTACTACTAGTAGCCAATGATCCTCTTGATGAAAGAAATGTAAAATTTGAAGGTTGGTATTCTTTCTTCAATTAa
- the LOC110613248 gene encoding uncharacterized protein LOC110613248 isoform X2, which yields MAMSTCVSPNGWERLTTVATKYKNNLPSSALTFWHHQRGPSTTTSSRCCSHLFSAFGAYRRPFGPATLLSGARLRYSLLATRYFWCSPSSPMVTRCSPLAENLAATLSNPLFVTVQKKRILIQQLIALPKG from the exons ATGGCCATGTCTACCTGCGTGTCACCCAACGGGTGGGAGCGGCTAACAACTGTGGCAACGAAGTACAAAAATAATCTCCCTTCATCGGCGCTCACGTTCTGGCACCACCAGCGAGGCCCCTCAACGACGACATCATCTCGCTGTTGTTCGCATCTCTTCTCGGCATTTGGTGCATATCGACGCCCATTTGGTCCAGCTACTCTGCTATCCGGTGCTCGCCTCCGCTACTCACTACTCGCTACTCGCTACTTTTGGTGCTCGCCGTCTTCGCCTATGGTCACCCGCTGTTCGCCTCTTGCCGAGAATCTAGCCGCTACACTGTCGAATCCACTGTTCGTAACCGTA CAAAAAAAAAGGATCCTTATACAGCAGTTGATCGCATTGCCAAAG ggctga
- the LOC110613248 gene encoding uncharacterized protein LOC110613248 isoform X4 yields MAMSTCVSPNGWERLTTVATKYKNNLPSSALTFWHHQRGPSTTTSSRCCSHLFSAFGAYRRPFGPATLLSGARLRYSLLATRYFWCSPSSPMVTRCSPLAENLAATLSNPLFVTVG; encoded by the exons ATGGCCATGTCTACCTGCGTGTCACCCAACGGGTGGGAGCGGCTAACAACTGTGGCAACGAAGTACAAAAATAATCTCCCTTCATCGGCGCTCACGTTCTGGCACCACCAGCGAGGCCCCTCAACGACGACATCATCTCGCTGTTGTTCGCATCTCTTCTCGGCATTTGGTGCATATCGACGCCCATTTGGTCCAGCTACTCTGCTATCCGGTGCTCGCCTCCGCTACTCACTACTCGCTACTCGCTACTTTTGGTGCTCGCCGTCTTCGCCTATGGTCACCCGCTGTTCGCCTCTTGCCGAGAATCTAGCCGCTACACTGTCGAATCCACTGTTCGTAACCGTA ggctga
- the LOC110613248 gene encoding uncharacterized protein LOC110613248 isoform X5, which produces MAMSTCVSPNGWERLTTVATKYKNNLPSSALTFWHHQRGPSTTTSSRCCSHLFSAFGAYRRPFGPATLLSGARLRYSLLATRYFWCSPSSPMVTRCSPLAENLAATLSNPLFVTG; this is translated from the exons ATGGCCATGTCTACCTGCGTGTCACCCAACGGGTGGGAGCGGCTAACAACTGTGGCAACGAAGTACAAAAATAATCTCCCTTCATCGGCGCTCACGTTCTGGCACCACCAGCGAGGCCCCTCAACGACGACATCATCTCGCTGTTGTTCGCATCTCTTCTCGGCATTTGGTGCATATCGACGCCCATTTGGTCCAGCTACTCTGCTATCCGGTGCTCGCCTCCGCTACTCACTACTCGCTACTCGCTACTTTTGGTGCTCGCCGTCTTCGCCTATGGTCACCCGCTGTTCGCCTCTTGCCGAGAATCTAGCCGCTACACTGTCGAATCCACTGTTCGTAACC ggctga